A window from Argopecten irradians isolate NY chromosome 3, Ai_NY, whole genome shotgun sequence encodes these proteins:
- the LOC138319181 gene encoding uncharacterized protein isoform X1 — MTEEAEILSELRHCLKKIADEEEDILKYSHGVIKEPNGVHDFVNGKISKLFRLASTYKNAFERLNVKTKKEFDQVVKKRFKHHDIQDLELTINDTEVEWDNLLKDVDQQLQQGGGSTLSVGQDGPTSVSLEDARTGETTSLSQYLTSDHLVLILLRHFAULPUREHVALLENAEKDFSAQNSKIVLISFGVQEGALQWLKETNCPYPMLLDTERNIYSAFGLNRSVYKVWSVSAMLFYAEKMAQGVPLPKPYENVHDDTQQMGGDFILGKEGKVEFVYCSQQSWDRPSIDLLLQALKDKMGQS; from the exons ATGACAGAAGAAGCTGAAATATTGTCTGAATTGCGGCATTGCTTAAAAAAAATCGCAGATGAAGAAGAGGATATTTTGAAGTATTCTCATGGTGTCATAAAAG AACCAAATGGGGTGCATGATTTTGTTAACGGAAAAATTAGCAAGTTATTCAGGCTAGCCTCAACTTACAAAAATGCTTTTGAAAG aTTAAATGTTAAAACCAAAAAGGAGTTTGATCAGGTTGTTAAGAAACGCTTCAA GCATCATGATATACAGGACTTAGAACTTACGATCAACGACACTGAG GTAGAATGGGATAACCTTCTGAAGGACGTTGACCAACAGCTGCAGCAGGGAGGGGGCAGTACTCTGTCTGTGGGGCAAGACGGACCGACAAGTGTCTCCCTGGAGGATGCTAggacaggggagacaacttcaTTATCCCAGTATCTGACATCAGACCATCTAGTCCTTATTCTGTTACGTCACTTTGCCTGACTTCCATGACGAGAGCATGTTGCCCTGCTGGAAAATGCTGAG AAGGACTTTTCTGCACAGAACAGTAAGATTGTCCTGATCTCATTTGGAGTACAGGAAGGAGCTCTTCAGTGGCTGAAGGAGACAAACTGTCCATACCCTATGTTGCTAGATACTGAGCGAAAT ATTTATTCTGCCTTTGGTCTAAACAGATCTGTTTATAAG GTATGGAGTGTCAGTGCAATGCTGTTTTATGCAGAGAAAATGGCCCAGGGTGTACCTCTACCAAAGCCATATGAAAATGTCCACGATGACACTCAACAG ATGGGAGGAGACTTCATACTAGGCAAGGAAGGTAAAGTGGAGTTTGTGTATTGTAGTCAACAATCCTGGGACAGACCATCCATAGACCTCCTGTTACAGGCCCTCAAG GACAAGATGGGACAGTCATGA
- the LOC138319181 gene encoding uncharacterized protein isoform X2 produces the protein MTEEAEILSELRHCLKKIADEEEDILKYSHGVIKEPNGVHDFVNGKISKLFRLASTYKNAFERLNVKTKKEFDQVVKKRFKHHDIQDLELTINDTEVEWDNLLKDVDQQLQQGGGSTLSVGQDGPTSVSLEDARTGETTSLSQYLTSDHLVLILLRHFAULPUREHVALLENAEKDFSAQNSKIVLISFGVQEGALQWLKETNCPYPMLLDTERNIYSAFGLNRSVYKVWSVSAMLFYAEKMAQGVPLPKPYENVHDDTQQMGGDFILGKEGKVEFVYCSQQSWDRPSIDLLLQALKDKQE, from the exons ATGACAGAAGAAGCTGAAATATTGTCTGAATTGCGGCATTGCTTAAAAAAAATCGCAGATGAAGAAGAGGATATTTTGAAGTATTCTCATGGTGTCATAAAAG AACCAAATGGGGTGCATGATTTTGTTAACGGAAAAATTAGCAAGTTATTCAGGCTAGCCTCAACTTACAAAAATGCTTTTGAAAG aTTAAATGTTAAAACCAAAAAGGAGTTTGATCAGGTTGTTAAGAAACGCTTCAA GCATCATGATATACAGGACTTAGAACTTACGATCAACGACACTGAG GTAGAATGGGATAACCTTCTGAAGGACGTTGACCAACAGCTGCAGCAGGGAGGGGGCAGTACTCTGTCTGTGGGGCAAGACGGACCGACAAGTGTCTCCCTGGAGGATGCTAggacaggggagacaacttcaTTATCCCAGTATCTGACATCAGACCATCTAGTCCTTATTCTGTTACGTCACTTTGCCTGACTTCCATGACGAGAGCATGTTGCCCTGCTGGAAAATGCTGAG AAGGACTTTTCTGCACAGAACAGTAAGATTGTCCTGATCTCATTTGGAGTACAGGAAGGAGCTCTTCAGTGGCTGAAGGAGACAAACTGTCCATACCCTATGTTGCTAGATACTGAGCGAAAT ATTTATTCTGCCTTTGGTCTAAACAGATCTGTTTATAAG GTATGGAGTGTCAGTGCAATGCTGTTTTATGCAGAGAAAATGGCCCAGGGTGTACCTCTACCAAAGCCATATGAAAATGTCCACGATGACACTCAACAG ATGGGAGGAGACTTCATACTAGGCAAGGAAGGTAAAGTGGAGTTTGTGTATTGTAGTCAACAATCCTGGGACAGACCATCCATAGACCTCCTGTTACAGGCCCTCAAG
- the LOC138319182 gene encoding transmembrane protein 160-like, whose translation MALLRKCLTVLTKTSKIGNHFTCLSGGGSSLPPSASLTSWSRIGIVTGGKKISLLLRPTQTVCLPKTFTHKSHKKEAGDATAEKLADSTLNCRLAAENGFLSWTRNGYISCVAACALLTHVQTEAMVDAVFGVFLISYMNMSCGTAVYLWNLLSMRKRVQMSSATALLYITLVLAHFLVYTVAMVVFLNDFDSSKIEGLEREESDIRKF comes from the exons ATGGCACTCCTGAGGAAATGTTTAACGGTTCTGACAAAGACATCCAAGATTGGTAACCATTTCACATGTTTAAGTGGAGGAGGGTCATCTTTACCACCTAGTGCATCACTTACATCATGGTCAAGGATTGGAATAGTGACTGGTGGGAAGAAAATCTCCTTGCTACTGAGACCGACACAAACTGTTTGTCTCCCCAAAACCTTCACTCACAAGTCTCACAAGAAAGAAGCAGGCGATGCTACAGCTGAAAAATTAGCTGATAGTACACTG AACTGCCGTCTAGCTGCTGAAAATG GTTTTCTATCGTGGACAAGGAATGGCTATATATCTTGTGTTGCTGCCTGTGCTCTCCTCACACATGTACAAACGGAAGCTATGGTAGATGCAGTGTTTG GTGTTTTccttatatcctatatgaatatgtcatgtggaactgCTGTGTATTTGTGGAACTTGCTGTCTATGAGAAAGCGGGTACAGATGTCATCTGCCACGGCTCTACTCTACATCACACTAGTACTTGCACACTTCTTGGTTTACACAGTAGCTATGGTAGTCTTCTTGAATGACTTTGACTCTTCAAAGATAGAAGGACTCGAACGTGAGGAGAGTGATATAAGAAAATTTTAA